A single Candidatus Omnitrophota bacterium DNA region contains:
- the fabF gene encoding beta-ketoacyl-ACP synthase II — MMSKKRRVVVTGLGVISPIGNTLEEFWTSLLEGKSGVKRLSCFDPTYFPSKVAAEVKNFDPSRYVSAKDLKRMDRFTLFAVAAAKNAVADAGMDLSGEDLTRIGVLVGSGIGGLHTIEREHTQYIALGPEKGPGRMSPFLIPMLIVNMAAGQVSITLGLKGPNSTVATACATGNHAIGDAFRIIQRDEADAMVCGGTEAATTPMGFGGFCALKALSTAYNDTPERASRPFDKNRDGFVMGEGSGVVMLEEMEHALKRNARIYCEMIGYGTSGDAYHMTAPDPEGNGGVRCMAASLKDASVKPSDVTYINAHGTSTLYNDRIETLAIKKVFGDHAGKLAVSSTKSVMGHLLGAAGGAEMIVCALAIKNEIAPPTINYETPDPECDLDYVPNKPRGLKIKVAMSNALGFGGHNATLVVRKFT, encoded by the coding sequence ATGATGTCTAAAAAAAGACGTGTAGTAGTCACGGGCCTCGGTGTCATATCTCCCATAGGAAACACCCTTGAAGAATTCTGGACATCCCTTCTCGAAGGAAAGAGCGGCGTAAAACGCCTCTCGTGTTTTGACCCCACATATTTTCCCTCCAAAGTAGCCGCAGAGGTAAAGAATTTCGATCCGTCCCGCTATGTCTCCGCAAAGGACCTTAAGAGGATGGACCGCTTTACCCTCTTCGCGGTAGCGGCCGCCAAAAATGCGGTGGCCGATGCCGGTATGGACCTGTCCGGGGAAGACCTTACAAGGATCGGTGTCCTGGTAGGGTCCGGTATAGGCGGCCTGCATACCATCGAACGGGAACATACACAGTACATAGCCCTGGGTCCGGAGAAGGGCCCGGGCAGGATGTCGCCGTTCCTTATCCCCATGCTTATCGTAAATATGGCCGCAGGCCAGGTATCGATAACGCTCGGCCTTAAAGGCCCCAATTCGACCGTGGCAACGGCGTGCGCCACCGGGAATCACGCGATAGGGGATGCGTTCAGGATCATCCAGAGAGATGAGGCGGATGCCATGGTATGCGGGGGGACCGAGGCGGCTACCACCCCCATGGGTTTCGGCGGTTTCTGCGCCCTGAAGGCCCTTTCGACCGCCTATAACGATACGCCCGAAAGGGCATCCAGGCCTTTCGACAAGAACCGGGACGGTTTTGTGATGGGCGAAGGCTCAGGTGTCGTCATGCTGGAAGAGATGGAACACGCCCTGAAGAGAAACGCCCGTATATATTGTGAAATGATCGGTTACGGCACGAGCGGGGACGCTTATCACATGACGGCCCCCGACCCTGAAGGCAACGGCGGCGTGAGATGCATGGCCGCTTCCCTGAAGGATGCCTCCGTAAAACCGTCTGACGTCACCTATATAAACGCCCACGGGACATCCACTTTGTATAACGACAGGATAGAGACGCTGGCCATAAAGAAGGTATTCGGCGATCATGCCGGGAAATTGGCGGTAAGTTCCACTAAATCGGTCATGGGGCACCTCCTTGGGGCAGCGGGAGGGGCGGAGATGATCGTCTGTGCCCTTGCCATAAAGAATGAGATAGCCCCCCCAACGATAAACTACGAGACGCCGGACCCCGAATGCGATCTCGACTATGTGCCAAATAAGCCCCGCGGTCTCAAGATAAAGGTCGCCATGTCCAACGCGCTCGGCTTCGGGGGCCATAACGCGACCCTTGTAGTACGTAAATTCACGTGA
- the acpP gene encoding acyl carrier protein — protein MEVSHDKIRQIIADQLGVKKEEVTDNAKFVDDLGADSLDTVELVMALEEEFGIEIPDEDAEKLTTVGDSLRYIDEKAGK, from the coding sequence ATGGAAGTCTCTCATGACAAGATCAGGCAGATTATAGCGGATCAACTTGGCGTGAAGAAAGAAGAAGTGACCGATAATGCGAAGTTCGTCGATGATCTGGGCGCGGATTCGCTGGACACTGTAGAGCTCGTCATGGCTTTAGAAGAAGAGTTCGGCATAGAGATACCCGATGAGGACGCCGAGAAGCTGACTACAGTCGGTGACTCTCTGAGATATATTGACGAGAAGGCCGGCAAATAA
- the fabG gene encoding 3-oxoacyl-[acyl-carrier-protein] reductase: MRFKDSVAMITGGGRGIGKTIALAFAAEGADIAICDVNEESLKTAQAEIEAKGRKALTGVVDVTKGQDVESFVHKTLDKFKKIDILVNNAGITRDSLLVRMSESDWDLVLDVNLKGAFNCTKAVSKIMMKQRNGRIVNIASIIGIMGNAGQANYAASKGGLIALTKTVARELASRNVRANAIAPGFIQTDMTAKLPDNVKSEMQKLIPLGNFGTAEDVADLALFLASDDSAYITGQVVQVDGGMVM, encoded by the coding sequence ATGAGATTTAAAGACAGTGTAGCGATGATAACGGGGGGCGGCCGCGGGATAGGCAAAACGATAGCGCTTGCCTTTGCGGCTGAGGGCGCGGATATAGCCATCTGCGATGTCAACGAAGAGAGCCTGAAGACGGCCCAGGCGGAGATAGAGGCGAAGGGCCGGAAGGCCCTCACGGGCGTCGTAGACGTGACCAAGGGCCAGGACGTAGAATCCTTCGTTCATAAAACCCTTGACAAATTTAAAAAAATCGATATACTTGTTAACAATGCCGGCATCACAAGGGACTCTCTCCTGGTCAGGATGTCGGAATCCGACTGGGATCTTGTCCTCGATGTGAATCTAAAAGGCGCTTTCAACTGCACCAAGGCCGTTTCAAAGATAATGATGAAGCAGCGGAACGGCCGGATAGTCAATATAGCGTCTATAATAGGTATAATGGGGAACGCAGGCCAGGCGAACTATGCCGCTTCGAAAGGCGGGCTCATAGCCCTGACTAAGACGGTGGCCAGAGAGCTTGCCTCGCGCAACGTAAGGGCGAATGCCATAGCCCCCGGGTTCATACAGACGGATATGACGGCTAAACTCCCCGATAACGTTAAGAGCGAGATGCAGAAGCTGATCCCGCTCGGCAATTTCGGAACGGCTGAGGATGTGGCAGACCTCGCCCTGTTCCTGGCAAGCGATGATTCCGCCTATATTACCGGACAGGTCGTTCAGGTTGACGGCGGCATGGTGATGTGA
- a CDS encoding electron transfer flavoprotein subunit beta/FixA family protein — translation MHIIVCIKQVPNTTDVRIDPVKNTLIREGVESVINPFDTYAIEEAVLLKERFGGKVTVVTMGPPQAESALKEAISLGCDEAILVSDRKFAGSDTWATSYTLACSIKKIGTFDLILCGKQASDGDTAQVGPGISTHLDIPQVTYVKKVEDISGNKAKVERMTEEGYDVIETPLPCLMTVVKEINTPRLPSLKGMMKAKSAKITKWTADDIKCDPKSIGLDGSPTRVVKIFTPPPRKGGEVLKGDAGEIASRVAGLLKDIVI, via the coding sequence GTGCATATCATCGTCTGCATAAAACAGGTCCCGAATACGACCGATGTCAGGATCGATCCGGTCAAGAATACGCTTATACGCGAAGGCGTGGAGAGCGTCATCAATCCCTTCGACACATACGCGATAGAGGAGGCCGTCCTATTGAAGGAACGGTTCGGCGGCAAGGTCACGGTCGTCACGATGGGTCCGCCGCAGGCGGAGAGCGCGCTTAAGGAGGCGATATCGCTCGGCTGCGACGAAGCTATCCTGGTGAGCGACCGGAAGTTCGCCGGTTCCGATACGTGGGCCACGAGTTACACGCTCGCCTGTTCCATAAAAAAGATAGGGACGTTCGACCTGATACTATGCGGCAAACAGGCGTCCGACGGAGACACGGCCCAGGTAGGGCCTGGCATATCGACCCACCTCGACATACCTCAGGTGACCTACGTCAAGAAGGTGGAGGACATATCCGGCAATAAGGCGAAGGTCGAGAGGATGACCGAAGAGGGATATGATGTCATAGAGACACCGCTCCCCTGCCTCATGACCGTCGTGAAAGAGATAAATACGCCGCGCCTCCCGTCCCTCAAGGGCATGATGAAGGCGAAGTCGGCTAAGATAACGAAGTGGACGGCCGACGACATAAAATGCGATCCGAAGAGCATAGGGCTTGACGGTTCGCCTACGCGTGTCGTCAAGATATTCACCCCGCCTCCTCGTAAAGGCGGAGAAGTCCTTAAGGGGGACGCCGGTGAGATCGCATCCAGGGTCGCAGGGCTACTCAAGGATATAGTCATATGA
- a CDS encoding glycosyltransferase, whose translation MSQDRSASIIIAVWNQLGYTKLAVESVLKNTTTPFEFVIVDNGSKPEVRAYFDSLKGRADINYIRNEENLGPIRAINQGINASGKDYVVVMHNDVIILENGWLGKMISCAESDPRIGIVGLAGRKEIYKTGCVNEESLKHDLQNEDLNPPMTEETSEVAVIDGLCFMMTRRLLAGIKGLDETYGYMHCYDLDISMQSAEAGFRNVVAKVEAMHIGNGGMTRKTREYRELVRDDYDLLKRNCKVFARKWRHMLPLKVD comes from the coding sequence ATGAGCCAGGATAGAAGCGCCAGTATCATAATCGCGGTATGGAACCAGCTCGGCTATACGAAACTTGCCGTGGAGTCGGTTCTTAAGAACACAACGACACCTTTTGAGTTCGTGATAGTAGATAACGGCTCGAAGCCGGAGGTCAGGGCGTATTTTGATTCGCTGAAAGGGCGCGCCGATATAAATTATATAAGGAACGAAGAGAACCTCGGCCCTATAAGGGCCATAAACCAGGGCATAAATGCCTCCGGCAAAGATTATGTAGTCGTTATGCACAATGACGTCATCATCCTCGAGAACGGGTGGCTGGGGAAGATGATATCCTGCGCCGAGAGCGATCCGCGGATAGGTATCGTCGGATTGGCCGGCAGAAAGGAGATATATAAGACAGGGTGCGTGAACGAAGAGAGCTTAAAGCACGATCTCCAGAACGAAGACCTGAACCCTCCTATGACAGAGGAGACCTCAGAGGTGGCCGTTATCGACGGGCTCTGTTTCATGATGACCAGGCGGCTGCTTGCCGGGATAAAGGGGCTCGATGAGACGTACGGGTATATGCATTGTTACGACCTTGATATATCCATGCAGAGCGCGGAGGCCGGGTTCAGGAATGTGGTTGCAAAGGTAGAGGCGATGCACATAGGTAACGGGGGCATGACCAGGAAGACGCGCGAGTACAGGGAGCTGGTGCGCGATGATTATGACCTCCTGAAACGCAATTGCAAGGTATTTGCCCGTAAGTGGCGGCATATGTTGCCCCTCAAGGTGGATTGA
- a CDS encoding acyl-CoA dehydrogenase family protein encodes MDYLLTEQQIMIRDLARQIACDKMKPLAAKYDESEEFAWEIMKVLSGSDIFGIYIPEAYGGLGGGVMELCLATEELSRACGAMALGFAGTALGTYPILLYGNEEQKKKYLPDIAKGKKLAAFCITEAEAGSDAGSIRTTARKDGDHYLLNGTKQWITNGGEAEVYTVIAITDKAKGARGASAFIVEKGTKGLDFGKKEKKLGIRASATREVIFTDCRIPKENILGKEGMGFIVAMKTFDNSRPGVAAQALGIAQGAYDLAIDYARKRIQFGQPISSFQAIQHMLADMATQIEAARALVYSTARMVDSGAKSVAKESAMAKLYASDVAMKVTVDAVQIFGGYGYMRDYPVEKFMRDAKITQIYEGTNQIQRNVIASHLIKESMKG; translated from the coding sequence ATGGATTATCTCTTGACCGAACAACAGATCATGATACGGGACCTGGCCCGCCAGATCGCGTGCGATAAGATGAAACCGTTAGCCGCCAAATATGACGAGTCGGAGGAGTTCGCCTGGGAGATCATGAAGGTCCTTTCGGGGAGCGACATATTCGGTATCTATATACCCGAGGCATACGGCGGACTGGGCGGCGGCGTGATGGAGCTTTGCCTCGCGACCGAGGAGCTTTCGAGGGCGTGCGGCGCCATGGCGCTCGGTTTTGCCGGGACGGCGCTCGGGACATACCCGATCCTATTATACGGGAACGAAGAGCAGAAGAAGAAGTACCTCCCGGACATAGCCAAAGGGAAGAAACTTGCGGCATTCTGCATAACGGAGGCCGAGGCGGGGTCCGACGCCGGTAGCATAAGGACGACGGCGCGTAAAGACGGCGACCACTATCTCCTGAACGGGACGAAGCAATGGATCACGAACGGCGGCGAGGCCGAGGTATATACCGTAATAGCCATCACCGATAAGGCCAAGGGCGCGCGGGGGGCGAGCGCTTTCATAGTGGAGAAGGGCACCAAGGGGCTCGACTTCGGTAAGAAGGAGAAGAAATTGGGGATAAGGGCATCCGCCACGCGCGAGGTCATATTCACCGATTGCAGGATCCCGAAAGAGAATATACTGGGAAAAGAGGGGATGGGCTTCATAGTGGCCATGAAGACGTTCGACAACTCCCGCCCGGGAGTTGCGGCGCAGGCCCTGGGCATAGCCCAGGGGGCCTATGACCTTGCTATAGATTACGCAAGGAAGAGGATACAGTTCGGCCAGCCGATATCGAGCTTCCAGGCCATACAGCACATGCTTGCCGACATGGCGACCCAGATAGAGGCGGCGAGGGCGCTTGTATATTCCACCGCCAGGATGGTCGACTCCGGCGCCAAGAGCGTGGCCAAGGAGTCGGCGATGGCCAAACTCTACGCCAGCGACGTAGCCATGAAGGTGACGGTCGACGCGGTCCAGATCTTCGGCGGGTACGGTTATATGAGGGACTATCCCGTAGAGAAGTTCATGAGGGACGCGAAGATCACGCAGATATATGAGGGCACGAACCAGATCCAGCGGAACGTCATCGCCTCGCATCTTATCAAGGAGAGTATGAAGGGGTAG